Proteins found in one Rhodobacteraceae bacterium D3-12 genomic segment:
- a CDS encoding AI-2E family transporter, whose translation MITRITILGIGVVVAFSTLSIAKEFFAPVLSAMVFGVVLSPFFDMLARLKLRPSLAAFVTVGIAFSLLAILTVFLEPYVSEAITRAPVIWYELRDAVEQLQAMMLGLNEIAEDVAKAIDPDAKGADKVEPAFDVPPLSDALFYAPQFLAQVMIFVGVLYFFLMTRPEVYRWLGATLGGYEEADFTRAEAQVARYFLTITAINAGFGLLVGIVLQLIGLPGAVFWGVMAFMLNYVLYLGPIALAGALLVTGLVAFDGAWAVVPAALYLSMNATEGQFVTPALVGQRLSVNPLLVFVSLVFWLWLWGPIGGVIAIPLLVWSLSVAEVFVRGEIERREAGSAG comes from the coding sequence ATGATAACGCGTATCACCATTTTGGGCATCGGGGTTGTCGTTGCCTTTTCCACATTGAGCATAGCCAAGGAATTTTTCGCGCCAGTTTTGAGCGCGATGGTGTTTGGCGTGGTTTTGTCGCCGTTTTTCGACATGCTGGCGCGGTTAAAGCTGCGCCCGTCGTTGGCGGCGTTTGTGACGGTGGGCATTGCGTTTTCGCTGTTGGCGATTTTGACCGTGTTTCTGGAGCCCTATGTCAGCGAAGCGATCACGCGTGCGCCGGTGATCTGGTATGAATTGCGTGATGCGGTTGAGCAATTACAGGCGATGATGCTGGGTCTGAACGAGATTGCCGAGGATGTTGCCAAAGCGATCGACCCGGATGCGAAGGGGGCGGACAAGGTGGAGCCTGCTTTTGATGTGCCGCCGCTGAGTGATGCGCTGTTTTATGCGCCGCAGTTCCTTGCGCAGGTGATGATCTTTGTCGGCGTTTTGTATTTCTTCCTGATGACGCGGCCCGAGGTTTACCGCTGGCTTGGGGCGACGCTGGGCGGCTATGAGGAGGCGGATTTCACCCGCGCAGAGGCGCAGGTGGCGCGGTATTTCCTGACCATTACGGCCATCAACGCGGGGTTTGGCCTGTTGGTAGGGATTGTGCTTCAGCTGATCGGATTGCCGGGGGCTGTGTTCTGGGGCGTCATGGCGTTCATGCTGAACTATGTGCTCTACCTTGGGCCAATCGCGCTTGCCGGGGCGTTGCTGGTGACGGGGTTGGTGGCGTTTGACGGCGCGTGGGCGGTTGTGCCTGCGGCGCTTTATCTGTCGATGAATGCGACCGAGGGGCAGTTTGTGACGCCTGCTTTGGTCGGTCAGCGCCTGTCGGTGAACCCGTTGTTGGTGTTCGTGTCGCTGGTGTTCTGGCTGTGGCTTTGGGGGCCGATTGGCGGGGTGATTGCCATACCGCTGCTGGTGTGGTCGCTGTCGGTGGCCGAGGTGTTCGTGCGCGGAGAGATCGAGCGGCGCGAAGCCGGTAGCGCCGGGTGA
- a CDS encoding CsbD family protein, translating into MNWDQIEGKWKQIKGGAQEKWGALTNDDLDQVEGNAEKLVGKVQERYGKSREEAEKEVNDWLATL; encoded by the coding sequence ATGAATTGGGATCAGATCGAAGGCAAATGGAAACAGATCAAGGGCGGTGCCCAAGAGAAGTGGGGTGCTTTGACCAACGATGATCTGGATCAGGTCGAAGGCAATGCCGAAAAGTTGGTTGGCAAGGTTCAGGAACGCTATGGCAAGTCGCGCGAAGAGGCCGAGAAGGAAGTCAACGACTGGCTCGCGACGCTTTGA
- a CDS encoding alpha-amylase family glycosyl hydrolase gives MSDQNQPFSQRLARLVRQIYPDLDADILTSLIIDAFWPDGRIRRKRARPVGNTLWSEKDALVITYGNSIIDGKHKPLDLLRDFLQRYMADAVNSVHILPFFPYTSDDGFAVSDYRAVNPQLGDWPDITRIADEFRLMSDLVLNHVSSQGHWFNAYLQGQAPYDRFFFEASPEDDLTAVVRPRTTPLLQQVETANGPRHVWCTFSHDQVDLDFRNPEVLLEFLRIIRLHVDNGVSIIRLDAVAFLWKIAGSPSIHLPQTHAIVQLMRTLCDYATEKIILLTETNVPKAENLSYFGTGPHVGSEAHAIYNFPLPPLILHAMMSGNVEYLRRWQRAMPPAPMGCAYLNFTASHDGIGMRPVEGLLPDDEKTRVIDTVRKSGGLVSMRTLPDGDEAPYELNITFFEAMRQTFKGADALHMARFICSQTIVMSLEGIPAFYIHSLLATPNDHDSVVHRGMNRAINRHRWDYPTLRARLADPASDQATALSALSERLILRKAQPAFHPNATQFTVTIGDDRVFGLWRQSLHRHQSIFALHNVSDETVHLPLSVINLIEDQTWRDLLSDDIIDTAADTLTLAPYQCRWISNKS, from the coding sequence ATGTCAGACCAAAACCAACCGTTCAGCCAGCGCCTCGCCCGGCTCGTCCGTCAAATCTATCCCGATCTAGACGCCGACATCCTGACCAGCCTCATCATTGACGCGTTCTGGCCCGATGGGCGCATCCGCCGCAAACGCGCCCGTCCTGTCGGGAATACCCTCTGGAGCGAGAAGGACGCGCTTGTCATCACCTATGGCAACTCGATCATCGACGGCAAACACAAGCCCCTCGACCTGCTGCGCGACTTCTTGCAACGCTATATGGCCGACGCGGTGAACTCCGTGCATATCCTGCCGTTCTTTCCCTACACGTCGGACGATGGCTTCGCCGTCTCCGACTACCGCGCCGTCAATCCGCAACTCGGCGATTGGCCGGACATCACCCGCATCGCGGACGAATTTCGCCTGATGTCCGATCTCGTGCTCAACCATGTCTCAAGTCAGGGCCACTGGTTCAACGCCTACCTTCAGGGCCAAGCGCCCTATGACCGTTTCTTCTTCGAAGCCTCCCCCGAAGATGACCTCACCGCTGTCGTGCGCCCGCGCACCACGCCGCTCCTGCAACAGGTCGAAACCGCCAATGGCCCGCGCCACGTCTGGTGCACCTTCAGCCACGATCAGGTCGATCTCGACTTTCGCAACCCCGAGGTGCTGCTCGAATTCCTGCGCATCATCCGCCTGCACGTCGACAATGGCGTCAGCATCATTCGCCTAGATGCGGTGGCCTTTCTGTGGAAAATCGCGGGCAGCCCCTCGATCCACCTGCCCCAAACCCACGCCATCGTGCAACTGATGCGCACGCTGTGTGACTACGCCACAGAAAAGATTATTCTGCTGACCGAAACCAACGTCCCCAAGGCCGAAAACCTAAGCTATTTTGGCACCGGCCCGCATGTCGGAAGCGAAGCGCACGCGATCTATAACTTCCCGCTGCCGCCGCTGATCCTGCATGCGATGATGTCGGGCAACGTCGAATATCTGCGCCGCTGGCAACGCGCCATGCCGCCCGCGCCGATGGGCTGCGCCTATCTCAACTTCACGGCCAGCCATGATGGCATCGGCATGCGCCCCGTCGAAGGGCTGCTCCCCGATGACGAGAAAACTCGCGTCATCGACACCGTCCGCAAAAGCGGCGGGCTGGTCTCCATGCGCACCCTCCCCGACGGGGACGAGGCCCCTTACGAGCTCAACATCACCTTTTTCGAGGCCATGCGCCAAACCTTCAAAGGGGCTGACGCGCTGCATATGGCGCGGTTTATCTGCTCGCAAACCATCGTCATGTCGCTCGAAGGGATCCCGGCGTTCTATATCCATTCCCTGCTCGCCACGCCCAACGATCACGACAGCGTCGTGCATCGCGGCATGAACCGCGCCATCAACCGCCACCGCTGGGATTACCCAACCCTGCGCGCGCGCCTCGCCGACCCTGCATCAGATCAGGCCACGGCCCTCTCGGCGCTCTCTGAACGGCTGATCCTGCGCAAGGCGCAACCCGCCTTTCACCCCAACGCGACACAGTTCACGGTAACAATCGGTGATGACCGCGTCTTTGGCCTCTGGCGGCAAAGCCTGCACCGGCATCAATCCATCTTCGCCCTGCATAACGTCAGCGATGAAACGGTCCACCTGCCGCTCTCTGTTATCAACCTGATCGAGGATCAGACATGGCGCGACCTGCTCAGCGACGACATCATCGACACCGCCGCCGACACGCTCACCCTCGCGCCCTATCAATGCCGCTGGATCAGTAACAAAAGCTAA